The following are encoded together in the Hemicordylus capensis ecotype Gifberg chromosome 4, rHemCap1.1.pri, whole genome shotgun sequence genome:
- the LOC128322100 gene encoding protocadherin beta-1-like, with amino-acid sequence MCGTICKTIHYSMPEEKKSGSLVANVLKDLKVDVKELSAHTVQLVSKSSRQHFQLDTHSGNMIINDKIDREALCGQTDPCILLSEIVLKNPLQLYRIEVQIEDVNDNSPQFSQNQFLFEIPEQTRTNTRFPLDRAQDPDKGENAVQNYTLSPNGHFRLDVQSHSDGNKYAELVLEKPLDREVDSQLFLILSAVDGGIPKRTGTTQIIIHVLDTNDNAPQFQQSQYHVKLPENSPQDTLVTKVEATDGDIGFNAHITYSFSQVAENVLRSFKLNKDTGELTVTGRIDYEGNSHYEMNIRATDAGGLSDYCKVIVEVEDRNDNVPEVTISSITTPLPEDSPPDTVVALFSVTDQDSGENGRTACTINTNLPFALKAIENNCYHLLIQRRLDREKDSGYNITIKATDRGSPRLTSTRIIKVHVSDINDNPPVFQRSSYEMHLWENNIPGLLIGSVHAADLDTEQNAKVTYSLLPGKVGDGPASSYISINSETGYLYVLRSLDYEEIKEFQATVRASDSGSPPLSSEVNVRVLIVDENDNAPFILYPLQNSTSPSNDLVPRGSETGYLVTKVVAVDRDTGQNSWLSYELLKATEPGLFTVGAQNGEVKTMRPVNKRDTFKQKLVVVVRDHGHPARSTSATLSILLVEGFSDPYMKIMEIPKGEVVEEEDRSLTMYLIICLAAISFMFLVSVVVFIGIKIQKQRKFMGNYNSAINFPVGPNFQDNHVDSSTGPPSQAYNYEVCLAAGSGTNEFKFLRSLLPSLAAEEKKSLG; translated from the coding sequence atgtgtgggacAATATGCAAGACCATCCACTATTCAATGCCTGAGGAAAAGAAAAGTGGGTCTCTGGTGGCTAACGTGCTGAAGGATTTGAAAGTGGATGTAAAGGAACTGTCTGCTCATACAGTCCAGTTGGTTTCTAAGAGCTCCAGGCAGCATTTCCAGCTAGATACCCATTCTGGGAATATGATCATAAATGATAAAATAGACAGAGAGGCTCTGTGTGGTCAAACTGATCCTTGTATCTTACTCTCAGAAATTGTGCTGAAAAACCCATTGCAACTTTACAGAATTGAAGTTCAGATAGAGGATGTGAATGATAATTCCCCCCAATTCTCTCAAAATCAATTCCTTTTTGAAATACCAGAGCAGACTAGGACAAATACTCGATTTCCTTTGGATAGAGCTCAAGATCCAGACAAAGGAGAAAATGCTGTTCAGAACTACACACTTAGTCCTAATGGACATTTTAGGTTGGATGTGCAGAGTCACAGTGATGGCAACAAATATGCAGAACTAGTACTGGAGAAGCCATTAGACCGTGAGGTGGATTCACAGCTTTTCCTGATTCTGTCAGCTGTGGATGGAGGGATCCCCAAAAGAACTGGCACAACACAAATAATCATTCATGTCCTGGACACCAATGATAATGCCCCTCAGTTTCAACAATCTCAGTATCACGTGAAACTACCAGAAAACAGCCCACAGGACACACTGGTCACTAAAGTTGAAGCCACTGATGGGGATATTGGTTTCAATGCTCATATCACTTATTCTTTCAGCCAGGTAGCAGAAAATGTGCTCAGATCATTCAAACTGAACAAAGATACTGGGGAACTAACTGTTACAGGGAGAATAGATTATGAGGGAAATAGTCATTACGAGATGAACATCAGAGCCACAGATGCAGGGGGGCTGTCTGATTACTGCAAAGTGATTGTGGAAGTTGAGGACAGAAATGACAATGTCCCAGAAGTCACCATCTCATCTATCACCACTCCCTTGCCAGAAGACTCTCCCCCAGACACAGTGGTGGCCCTCTTCAGTGTTACAGACCAAGACTCTGGAGAGAATGGCAGAACGGCCTGCACCATCAACACAAACCTGCCCTTTGCATTGAAAGCCATAGAGAATAATTGTTATCACTTGCTTATTCAAAGGCGTCTGGATAGAGAAAAAGATTCAGGGTATAACATCACTATCAAAGCCACCGATCGAGGCTCTCCCAGACTCACTTCAACGAGAATTATTAAAGTTCACGTCTCAGATATCAATGACAACCCACCAGTGTTTCagaggtcatcctatgaaatgcACCTATGGGAAAACAATATTCCGGGTCTACTGATAGGTTCAGTCCATGCTGCTGACCTGGACACTGAGCAGAATGCCAAAGTAACTTACTCTCTCCTGCCTGGGAAGGTGGGTGATGGCCCTGCATCCTCTTACATCTCCATCAACTCTGAAACTGGGTACCTCTATGTCCTCCGATCTCTGGATTATGAGGAGATAAAAGAGTTTCAAGCAACTGTGAGGGCCTCGGATAGCGGCTCCCCACCTCTGAGCTCAGAAGTGAATGTCCGAGTTTTGATTGTGGATGAAAATGACAATGCCCCCTTCATCCTCTACCCTCTCCAGAACAGCACCTCCCCATCCAATGACTTGGTTCCTCGGGGGTCAGAGACTGGCTACTTAGTCActaaggtggtggcagtggacagAGATACCGGCCAGAACTCTTGGCTTTCCTATGAACTGCTGAAGGCCACAGAGCCAGGTCTCTTCACTGTGGGGGcccagaatggagaagtgaaAACCATGAGGCCAGTTAATAAACGAGACACCTTCAAACAGAAGCTGGTTGTGGTTGTCCGGGATCATGGACACCCTGCCCGGTCCACCTCTGCAACCCTCAGTATTCTTCTGGTGGAAGGCTTTTCTGATCCCTACATGAAAATTATGGAAATTCCTAAGGGTGAAGTAGTAGAGGAGGAAGACCGAAGTCTGACTATGTATCTGATCATATGCTTGGCAGCCATTTCATTTATGTTCCTGGTTTCTGTAGTGGTGTTTATTGGCATCAAAATTCAGAAGCAAAGGAAGTTCATGGGGAACTATAACTCTGCAATTAATTTCCCTGTGGGACCTAATTTCCAGGACAATCATGTGGATTCCAGTACTGGACCACCTTCCCAGGCTTACAACTATGAGGTGTGTTTAGCAG
- the LOC128325220 gene encoding protocadherin beta-16-like isoform X12 translates to MGVSLHYSLPEEKKSGSLVANVLKDLKLGIGELSARRAQLVYKSTKQYFQLDSRSGNLLINDKIDREVLCGQVDPCLLLSEIVLQNPLKIHSIEIQIEDVNDNAPKFFKRELNLEIPENVPTNTRFPLESAQDTDLGENSLQNYTLTPNEHFRLDVQSGMKYLYLVLVKNLDREKEENYMLTLTAVDGGVPQRTGTVQIHLNILDINDNFPQFTQLEYKVKLKENSSRNTLVYKVEARDSDLGSNAQITYLFSQLPGNIHNLFHLNAMTGEITVMGEIDYEKETNYEMNIKATDGGGLSGHCKVLVEVEDENDNAPELSIISITSPLPEDSPLDTLVALFSVTDQDSGDNGQTFCSVETALPFLLKTTVNHYYQLVVQRPLDREKVPEYNVTITATDRGFPRLTSMRMIRIHILDVNDNAPVFQESFYTMELQENNIPGLLIGSVHALDLDTEQNARVSYSFLPGKVGDGSVASYISIHSETGNLYALRSMDYEQIKDFKVTVRASDGGSPPLSSDVLVHVVVIDGNDNAPFFLYPLQNSTSPCNELVPRSVEAGYLVTKVVAVDEDSAQNSWLSYKLLKATDPGLFTIGAQNGEVRTKRPLNERDTNKQKLVILVKDNGNPSQTSTAILNILLVDSLVDPYREIIDTANEGSEEDGSLTMYLVICLAAVSFVFLVCIVLFVILKMHKNDSGGSFLTAPPHFPPAIPENCADSQSGSLSRTYHYDVYLTGGSLSSEFRFLRPLIPVFSVGDPTIPGNPRISSASQDLPNQVEDNASREQARASVSEDSAPRSGGPGCTVNQATGAIVNSGQNDWLSYQ, encoded by the coding sequence ATGGGTGTCTCACTGCACTATTCTCTGcctgaagaaaagaaaagtggaTCTCTGGTTGCTAATGTGCTGAAGGATTTAAAACTGGGGATAGGAGAACTCTCTGCTCGCAGAGCTCAGCTAGTTTACAAGAGCACAAAGCAATATTTCCAACTTGATAGCCGCTCTGGGAATCTGTTGATAAATGATAAAATAGACCGAGAAGTTTTGTGTGGCCAGGTAGACCCTTGCTTACTGCTGTCTGAAATTGTTTTGCAAAACCCTTTAAAGATCCACAGTATTGAAATACAGATAGAAGATGTAAATGACAATGCTCCAAAGTTCTTTAAAAGAGAACTTAATCTAGAAATTCCTGAGAATGTCCCAACAAATACTCGATTCCCCTTAGAATCTGCACAAGATACAGACCTGGGAGAAAATAGTCTCCAGAACTATACACTCACTCCTAATGAGCATTTCAGGTTGGATGTGCAAAGTGGcatgaaatatttatacctcgtTTTGGTGAAAAACCTAGACAGGGAAAAGGAGGAAAATTATATGTTGACTCTCACAGCTGTTGATGGAGGAGTACCACAGAGAACAGGCACAGTTCAGATACACCTTAACATTCTGGATATCAATGATAACTTCCCTCAGTTTACTCAGCTTGAATATAAAGTAAAGTTAAAGGAAAACAGCTCTCGGAATACTCTAGTCTACAAAGTGGAAGCCAGAGATTCAGATCTTGGTTCAAATGCACAGATCACATATTTATTCAGTCAACTGCCTGGAAATATACacaatttatttcatttaaatgcAATGACTGGGGAAATCACTGTTATGGGGGAAATTGATTATGAGAAAGAAACCAACTATGAGATGAACATCAAAGCGACAGATGGAGGGGGTCTTTCAGGACACTGCAAAGTCCTGGTGGAGGTTGAAGATGAGAATGACAATGCCCCTGAATTGTCAATCATATCCATCACCAGCCCTTTACCAGAGGATTCTCCTCTAGACACGCTCGTAGCCCTCTTCAGTGTCACAGACCAGGACTCCGGGGACAATGGCCAGACCTTCTGTTCTGTAGAAACAGCATTGCCTTTTCTGTTAAAAACCACAGTGAACCATTATTACCAACTGGTGGTGCAAAGGCCTCTGGATAGAGAGAAAGTCCCCGAGTATAATGTCACCATCACAGCTACCGACCGGGGCTTTCCCAGACTCACTTCCATGAGAATGATTCGCATACACATCTTGGACGTCAACGACAATGCTCCAGTATTTCAGGAATCATTCTATACAATGGAATTACAGGAAAACAACATCCCAGGTTTGCTAATTGGCTCTGTCCATGCTCTTGATCTGGACACGGAGCAAAATGCCAGAGTGAGCTACTCCTTTTTGCCTGGGAAGGTCGGTGATGGCTCTGTGGCCTCTTACATCTCTATCCATTCTGAAACCGGAAACCTCTATGCCCTCAGGTCCATGGATTATGAACAGATAAAGGATTTCAAAGTTACAGTCAGGGCTTCAGATGGCGGTTCTCCTCCACTGAGTTCAGATGTTCTTGTCCACGTCGTTGTCATAGATGGGAACGATAATGCTCCCTTCTTCCTCTACCCACTTCAGAACAGTACATCCCCCTGCAATGAGCTGGTTCCCAGATCGGTGGAGGCCGGTTACCTGGTCACCAAGGTGGTGGCTGTGGATGAGGATTCTGCTCAAAACTCTTGGCTTTCTTACAAGCTGCTGAAGGCCACAGACCCTGGCCTCTTCACCATTGGAGCACAGAATGGAGAAGTGAGAACAAAGAGACCACTGAATGAGCGAGACACAAACAAACAGAAACTGGTTATACTGGTCAAAGATAATGGAAACCCCTCTCAGACCAGCACAGCAATCCTAAATATACTTTTAGTGGATAGCCTTGTGGATCCTTATAGGGAGATCATAGATACTGCTAATGAGGGAAGTGAAGAAGACGGAAGCTTGACCATGTATTTGGTGATCTGTTTGGCTGCAGTCTCATTCGTCTTCCTAGTTTGCATTGTTTTGTTTGTCATTCTCAAAATGCACAAGAATGATTCTGGAGGAAGTTTTCTCACTGCTCCTCCTCACTTCCCACCGGCCATCCCAGAAAACTGCGCTGATTCTCAGAGTGGGTCACTCTCCAGGACTTACCACTATGATGTCTACTTAACTGGGGGATCCTTAAGCAGCGAGTTCAGGTTTCTCAGGCCTCTCATTCCTGTGTTTTCTGTGGGGGACCCAACCATCCCTGGGAATCCTCGTATTTCTTCTGCTTCCCAAGATCTTCCCAATCAGGTTGAGGATAATGCATCAAGGGAACAG